The Dehalococcoidia bacterium region GGATCGAGGAGCGGCTGCTGGCCGCTCTGGCCTGCTGGTCGCGCGAGTTGGCGGCGGACGATCTCGTTTGCCGGCTGCGCGAGGCAGGGATCGCCGCAGGTATAGTCAGCCACGCCGGCGACCTCGCCGGCAGCGCCGAGTTCGCGCAGCGCGGCTTCATGCGTTCCATCCGCGTGGCGCCCGACGCGGAGCGGCGCCATCCCGGCGTGCCCTGGACCAGCTCGCACCCGGATTCTCTCGTCTTCGCGCCGCCGCCCGCGCTGGGCGAACACAGCCGCGCCGTCATGCGCGACGTGCTCGGCTACGCAGATGAACAGATCGAGGAGCTGCTGGCACGGCTGGAAGAGTAAGCACCAGAACACGGCTGAGGGCGCCGAACCCGAACCCTTCGCCCTTCGCCCTATGTATGAAGGAGAATCCCGATGCCGATCAGCTACGAGAAGCGCGGCCGTGTGGGCATCGTCACGCTCAGCCGGCCGGAGGCGCGCAACGCCTGGGGCAACGACTTCAGCGAGGGCATCGCCCGCCACTTTGCCGAGATGGAGGACGATGACGAGATCGGCTGCGCGATCCTGACCGGCGACGAGTCCGGCCGCGCTTTCTCCGCCGGCGCCAACCTCAAGGACCCGCGCACGCACACCGTCGATTCCGTCGCCGGCTTCATCAAGGGTCTGCCCAGGCAGCACGAGCGGCCGTTCGAGCTGCTCTCGCGCTTCCCCAAGCCGCTCGTGGGCGCGGTCAATGGCTACGCGATCGGCATCGGCTGCATCGTGACGTTCTGCTGCGACCTGCTGGTCGCCTCGGAGCGGGCCGAGTGGCGGCTGCCGCAGGTGGCGCTCGGCATCCTGCCGGCCTACGGCGGCTCGACGCGGCTGGCGCGCTGGGTGGGCAAGGGCCAGGCGATGCGGCTGGCGCTCGGCTTCCCTCTGCCGGCGGAAGAGGCGTACCGCATCGGCCTGGCGCAGTGGCTGGTGCCGCACGAGCAGCTGCTGCCGAAGGCGGTCGAGGTCGCGGAGCAGGTCGCGGCGCTGCCACCGCT contains the following coding sequences:
- a CDS encoding enoyl-CoA hydratase-related protein — encoded protein: MPISYEKRGRVGIVTLSRPEARNAWGNDFSEGIARHFAEMEDDDEIGCAILTGDESGRAFSAGANLKDPRTHTVDSVAGFIKGLPRQHERPFELLSRFPKPLVGAVNGYAIGIGCIVTFCCDLLVASERAEWRLPQVALGILPAYGGSTRLARWVGKGQAMRLALGFPLPAEEAYRIGLAQWLVPHEQLLPKAVEVAEQVAALPPLAARLTKESLLRGMEIPNLSDASYVDLFRFMALELTEDKTEGHRAWRERRQPEFHGR